A single Bacillus sp. OxB-1 DNA region contains:
- a CDS encoding phosphoribosylanthranilate isomerase, with protein MTKVKICGLKERKHVEAAVEAGADAIGFVFAPSSRRVTIEEARELAKSVPEGVLKIGVFVDATEAELKRTFEEVPLDFIQYHGDEEPEFIQQVGLPAIKAVSVRDEEDVRRAARYDVKYFLFDTPGTEFKGGSGKTFDWTLLEEAGVRPEQLILAGGLTVENVGEAIVRVHPYMVDVSSGVEIDKRKDVGLIRSFLDAVKMKER; from the coding sequence ATGACGAAAGTGAAGATTTGCGGCCTGAAGGAGCGCAAGCATGTTGAGGCCGCAGTCGAGGCGGGAGCCGATGCGATCGGCTTCGTCTTCGCGCCGAGCAGTCGGCGTGTGACGATAGAGGAAGCCCGGGAACTGGCGAAGTCTGTACCTGAAGGCGTCCTGAAGATCGGCGTGTTCGTCGATGCGACGGAGGCGGAATTGAAGCGCACTTTCGAGGAGGTGCCGCTTGATTTCATCCAATATCATGGCGATGAGGAGCCGGAGTTCATTCAACAGGTTGGATTGCCGGCGATCAAGGCGGTGTCCGTCCGGGATGAAGAGGATGTGCGGCGGGCCGCCCGGTATGATGTGAAATATTTCTTATTTGACACGCCCGGGACGGAATTCAAGGGCGGCAGCGGGAAAACGTTCGATTGGACCTTGTTGGAAGAGGCGGGGGTCCGGCCGGAGCAATTGATTTTGGCTGGCGGGCTGACGGTCGAAAATGTCGGCGAGGCGATTGTGCGTGTCCATCCGTATATGGTGGATGTCTCCAGTGGAGTGGAAATCGATAAAAGAAAAGATGTGGGCTTGATCCGCAGTTTTCTGGATGCGGTCAAAATGAAGGAGCGATAA
- the trpC gene encoding indole-3-glycerol phosphate synthase TrpC yields MTILDKIIMKKKQEVEQMLAANETFPKNETIRPSLYEKLRKSEQLQVISEMKRASPSKGLIAEGADPVKQAKAYYEAGAACISVLTDTPFFQGSFEDLAAVAEAVPIPLLCKDFMIHRVQIDKAKSAGASVILLIVAALDDETLADLHAYATSLGLDVLVEVHDLAELERALAVDAKLIGVNNRDLRTFEVDLIQTEMVAARFPFDEERVLISESGIWGPEDAIRVAKVGASAVLVGESLMRSDSVGSALRSLQVAKAGVAE; encoded by the coding sequence ATGACGATTTTAGATAAAATTATAATGAAAAAAAAGCAGGAAGTGGAACAGATGCTGGCTGCGAATGAGACGTTTCCGAAAAATGAAACGATCCGGCCATCTCTTTATGAAAAACTGCGGAAATCGGAACAATTACAAGTCATTTCAGAAATGAAACGCGCATCACCTTCCAAAGGGTTAATCGCCGAAGGGGCGGATCCGGTGAAGCAGGCGAAAGCGTATTACGAAGCGGGAGCGGCCTGCATTTCGGTTTTGACGGATACCCCGTTTTTCCAAGGCAGTTTCGAGGATTTGGCGGCGGTCGCGGAGGCGGTGCCGATTCCGCTGCTTTGTAAGGATTTCATGATCCACCGGGTGCAGATCGACAAGGCGAAAAGCGCGGGAGCGTCCGTCATTTTGCTGATCGTGGCGGCGCTGGATGATGAGACACTTGCGGACCTTCATGCGTATGCGACATCCCTCGGTTTGGATGTGTTGGTGGAAGTCCATGATTTGGCGGAGTTGGAGCGTGCGTTGGCGGTGGATGCCAAGTTGATCGGCGTCAATAACCGTGATTTGCGGACATTTGAGGTGGATTTGATTCAGACGGAAATGGTTGCGGCGCGTTTTCCGTTCGATGAGGAGCGGGTGCTGATCAGCGAGAGTGGCATATGGGGGCCGGAAGATGCAATTCGTGTCGCCAAAGTGGGGGCCAGTGCGGTATTGGTCGGCGAATCGCTCATGCGCAGTGATTCGGTGGGATCGGCACTGCGTTCGTTGCAAGTGGCGAAAGCGGGCGTCGCAGAATGA
- the trpD gene encoding anthranilate phosphoribosyltransferase, with translation MKKFLSIVENNRNLTFEEMTEAATLLFDEETDVQEMTEFLIALSRKGETAQEVAALASVMKSLAVDLGVPAGNYLDNCGTGGDGSNSFNISTTSAFVLAGAGVKVAKHGNRKVSSAAGSHDVLDALGIRSDFSPSEIRELLDEEGIAFLFAPHVHPKLKRIVGVRQQIGKPTIFNLVGPLTNPIDLKTQFTGINRPDFIMEYASVLRMLGRERAIVVSGTGGMDEASLAGQNAFVLLDKGDLIPFALRAEDVGLTQADPSTIRGGDGQENAAIIRSVLSGERGPRFDTVVFNAGIGLFANGQAATIQEGVDQAIDSILSGRAMEKMEAIIAYSRNEQKAVAR, from the coding sequence ATGAAGAAATTTTTGAGCATAGTGGAGAACAACCGGAATTTGACGTTCGAGGAAATGACAGAAGCGGCGACGTTGTTATTCGATGAGGAGACGGACGTGCAGGAAATGACCGAGTTTTTGATTGCGTTGTCCCGAAAAGGTGAAACCGCGCAAGAAGTGGCGGCGTTGGCATCGGTTATGAAATCCTTGGCAGTCGATCTCGGTGTGCCGGCCGGCAATTATTTGGATAACTGCGGTACCGGGGGCGACGGATCGAATAGCTTCAACATCAGCACGACGTCTGCTTTTGTTTTGGCGGGTGCCGGCGTGAAGGTCGCGAAGCATGGTAACCGGAAAGTGTCGAGCGCGGCAGGCAGCCATGATGTGTTGGATGCACTTGGCATCCGTTCGGATTTCAGCCCGTCGGAGATCAGGGAGCTGCTTGACGAAGAGGGGATTGCCTTTTTATTCGCCCCGCATGTCCATCCGAAATTGAAACGAATCGTAGGTGTGCGGCAGCAGATTGGCAAGCCGACCATTTTTAACTTGGTTGGTCCTTTGACGAATCCAATTGACTTGAAAACCCAGTTCACAGGCATCAACCGTCCGGATTTCATCATGGAGTATGCTTCGGTGCTGCGCATGCTTGGCAGGGAACGTGCGATTGTCGTGTCGGGCACCGGCGGGATGGATGAGGCGTCGCTTGCGGGGCAGAATGCGTTTGTCCTGCTGGATAAAGGAGATTTGATCCCTTTCGCGTTGCGGGCGGAAGATGTTGGTTTAACCCAGGCCGATCCTTCAACTATTCGCGGGGGCGATGGGCAGGAAAACGCGGCGATTATCCGGTCGGTGTTGAGCGGTGAACGCGGACCTCGATTTGACACGGTTGTGTTCAATGCGGGAATCGGATTATTTGCCAACGGGCAGGCGGCTACGATACAAGAAGGTGTCGATCAGGCGATTGACAGCATCCTATCCGGAAGAGCGATGGAGAAGATGGAAGCGATCATCGCCTATAGTCGAAATGAACAGAAAGCGGTGGCAAGATGA
- a CDS encoding anthranilate synthase component I family protein: protein MSVEKTSLRMTMKKLEGDSLTPILIFRRLQGKRKFLLESSSLHDGPGRYSFIGVEPLKCYRGGNGQIEEIIYGSDKQYVHEGDLYTLLKRLMPRVTNDLEFPFTGGAVGYVSYDATQKQSKEGLGTPDVNFNIYDSIVIFDHVLNEVTLLHTQINPEHGAPDLEALAEQIMTGAVEEETEFSLSEYRSDTSQEEYEELVRQSIVHIEQGEIEQIVLSRRMEADFEGDPFSIYRKLRRRNPSPYMYYMEFDDHTVIGTSPESLVSVSDGTVMTNPIAGTRRRGRDDAEDRALEEELRNDPKELSEHDMLVELSKREMAAICDTASIEIASYMKTVRYEHVMHLVSEVEGDLAPGLHALDALKATLPAGTVSGSPKQRAMELIEELESAGRGIYGGAIGYIGLNGNIDFALTIRTMVIKDGKAYVQAGAGIVEASIPALEYKETVNKARSLLEVVK from the coding sequence ATGAGTGTAGAGAAGACGAGTTTGCGGATGACGATGAAAAAGCTGGAGGGGGATTCCCTGACGCCGATCCTGATTTTCCGGAGATTGCAAGGCAAGCGGAAATTTTTGTTGGAGAGTTCCTCCCTCCATGACGGGCCCGGACGGTATTCTTTCATCGGCGTGGAACCGTTGAAATGTTATCGCGGCGGCAATGGACAAATCGAGGAAATTATCTATGGATCCGATAAACAATATGTTCACGAAGGAGATTTATACACCCTGTTAAAACGGCTCATGCCTCGGGTGACCAATGATCTGGAGTTCCCGTTCACTGGCGGTGCGGTCGGCTACGTCAGCTATGACGCCACACAGAAGCAGTCCAAAGAAGGGCTCGGAACGCCGGACGTCAACTTCAATATTTATGATTCGATCGTCATTTTCGACCATGTATTGAATGAAGTGACCCTTTTGCACACGCAGATCAATCCCGAACATGGAGCACCTGACCTGGAGGCACTCGCTGAACAGATCATGACGGGCGCGGTGGAGGAAGAGACGGAGTTTTCTCTTTCAGAATATCGAAGCGATACATCGCAAGAGGAGTACGAGGAACTGGTCCGTCAATCGATCGTTCATATCGAACAAGGGGAAATCGAGCAGATTGTCCTATCGAGACGAATGGAAGCCGATTTCGAGGGGGATCCTTTCTCGATTTATCGGAAATTAAGAAGGCGCAACCCGTCTCCTTATATGTACTATATGGAATTCGACGATCATACCGTAATTGGTACGTCTCCCGAAAGCCTCGTCAGCGTATCGGATGGAACCGTGATGACGAATCCGATTGCCGGTACGCGCAGGCGGGGCCGGGATGATGCGGAAGACCGGGCGCTCGAGGAGGAGCTGCGCAATGATCCGAAAGAGCTGTCCGAGCATGATATGTTGGTGGAACTGAGCAAGCGGGAGATGGCGGCTATCTGTGATACGGCAAGCATCGAGATTGCGAGTTATATGAAAACCGTCCGCTATGAACATGTCATGCATCTTGTGTCTGAAGTGGAAGGGGACTTGGCGCCGGGGCTGCATGCGTTGGATGCGTTGAAAGCGACTTTGCCGGCGGGAACGGTTTCGGGTTCGCCGAAGCAGCGGGCGATGGAATTGATTGAGGAATTGGAAAGTGCGGGCCGCGGCATCTACGGCGGGGCGATCGGTTACATCGGCCTCAACGGCAATATCGACTTCGCCTTGACGATTCGCACGATGGTCATCAAGGACGGAAAAGCATACGTCCAGGCAGGCGCAGGCATCGTGGAAGCTTCCATTCCGGCATTGGAGTACAAGGAAACGGTGAATAAAGCACGATCCCTTTTGGAAGTCGTTAAGTAA
- a CDS encoding helix-turn-helix domain-containing protein, with amino-acid sequence MDDSNEHLIFPRGKLKDSELTILVDSIRSITSSLDLNDVLEKIMKNALKIIPLAQGGYLLLYDNTKDRLIPKAPVGFDHRIYDFQVKVGESITGTVFQDGIGRLFKSEEEVERGMRRNNISETNYVSLTTSSHPGFPSSFIAVPISIAEKRIGVMTVHQWRGKQPFDEHDLLLLQGFAEQAAIAIQNAQYYAEANDRIKEVTHLSKQLEERNFQLQKRYEVHEALTNISLENKGLETIIREFNQMISKPVFFYNVIDNLFYFSYPSQASDFTTEELKKMFAANWEPQYVEKGVSSLETYYLLPIHNGSVFLGCFIIPTNGVISESDRMTLEQGSSIIAMELIKKQTVTEYFYKKTYEQFRELLSHRTEEHLKSFGSRMGVDINSYWYMAIIEIPSYNDLQQLEIEIHQLVLKIQKELRPQGKMIFGVQNRVFILSPLPEPDALDTVQETLATIQEQWVKGENPPFLGGISAVYKGLENVGKCYDEAEDTINYLSGHNRFELMQYENIGLNRLFLHQQPHIIEQFINEVFFPLSHEANSELERTILVYMKTNRSAREAAKKLHIHPNTLYQRIKKIEDLLQIDLDNSDDILKVHLACYLKSSKSR; translated from the coding sequence GTGGACGATAGCAATGAACATCTAATCTTTCCAAGAGGGAAACTAAAAGATTCTGAACTGACTATTTTAGTGGATAGTATCCGATCCATTACGTCGAGTCTGGACTTGAATGATGTTTTGGAAAAAATCATGAAAAACGCTTTGAAAATTATTCCGCTTGCACAGGGAGGATATTTACTCCTATACGACAATACGAAAGATCGATTGATTCCGAAAGCACCAGTGGGGTTCGATCATCGAATTTACGATTTCCAAGTAAAAGTGGGAGAATCGATTACGGGGACCGTATTTCAAGATGGAATCGGGAGACTTTTTAAATCTGAAGAAGAAGTTGAAAGGGGAATGCGACGCAACAATATATCGGAAACAAACTATGTATCTCTAACTACATCATCACATCCTGGCTTCCCCAGTTCCTTCATTGCCGTTCCTATTTCGATAGCGGAGAAAAGAATCGGTGTGATGACTGTCCATCAATGGCGTGGAAAACAACCGTTCGATGAACATGACCTCCTGTTACTGCAAGGATTTGCCGAGCAAGCAGCCATTGCCATTCAAAATGCCCAGTATTACGCCGAGGCGAATGACAGGATTAAAGAAGTCACTCACTTGAGCAAGCAGCTGGAAGAACGGAACTTCCAGCTTCAAAAAAGGTATGAGGTCCATGAAGCACTTACCAATATCTCGCTTGAAAATAAAGGCCTTGAAACGATCATCCGTGAATTCAATCAGATGATATCTAAGCCTGTCTTTTTTTACAATGTCATTGATAATCTGTTTTATTTTTCTTACCCGAGCCAAGCATCCGATTTTACGACGGAAGAATTAAAAAAAATGTTCGCGGCCAACTGGGAACCTCAATATGTGGAGAAGGGCGTGTCCTCACTTGAAACGTATTATCTGCTTCCCATTCACAATGGTAGTGTTTTCCTTGGATGTTTCATTATCCCGACAAATGGTGTCATTTCTGAATCGGATCGCATGACACTGGAACAGGGAAGCTCGATCATTGCCATGGAATTAATAAAAAAGCAGACCGTGACAGAATACTTTTATAAAAAAACATATGAACAGTTTCGGGAATTGCTTTCACATAGAACCGAAGAACATTTAAAAAGCTTTGGAAGCCGGATGGGGGTTGATATCAATTCCTATTGGTATATGGCCATCATTGAAATCCCCAGCTACAATGATTTACAGCAACTTGAAATTGAAATACATCAACTGGTCCTGAAAATACAAAAAGAATTGCGCCCACAAGGAAAAATGATCTTTGGGGTCCAAAATCGGGTATTTATCCTTTCTCCATTACCAGAACCTGATGCACTGGATACAGTGCAGGAAACGTTGGCGACTATACAAGAACAATGGGTGAAGGGCGAAAACCCCCCATTCCTTGGAGGAATCAGTGCCGTTTATAAAGGATTAGAGAACGTTGGAAAATGTTACGACGAAGCCGAAGATACGATAAACTACTTGTCCGGACACAATCGATTTGAGTTAATGCAATATGAAAACATAGGCTTGAACCGTTTGTTTTTGCATCAACAACCGCATATAATCGAGCAATTTATCAATGAAGTTTTTTTCCCATTATCTCATGAAGCGAATAGCGAGTTGGAAAGAACGATTCTTGTGTATATGAAAACAAACCGTTCTGCAAGAGAAGCGGCCAAAAAGCTTCACATTCATCCCAACACTCTTTACCAACGCATTAAAAAAATTGAGGATTTGTTACAGATTGATTTGGATAATAGCGATGACATCCTGAAGGTTCATTTGGCTTGTTATTTGAAGTCGTCAAAGTCTCGTTAG
- a CDS encoding DUF5058 family protein, translating to MAEVMKVANSFPLWIIAALVIGLVFFQAFKFISLTSKASDSVGMSKEEVKSAIRAGAISSIGPSFAIVIIAISLLSLIGNPVTLIRIGIIGSAPIEMVGASLGAQAAGAELGSPDFTAQAFTNAVWVMCLGGMGWLLFTALFTKSLGKIQAKATSTPKNVSLFKVVSTAAMIGAFAYLGSGQMVKGINESVVLVVAFLVMPILLTVAKKYNIKWLIEWSLGIVIIVGLTVGYLLS from the coding sequence ATGGCCGAGGTAATGAAAGTAGCAAACAGCTTTCCATTATGGATCATCGCAGCACTTGTCATCGGACTTGTATTTTTCCAAGCATTCAAGTTTATCAGTCTCACCTCGAAAGCTAGTGATTCAGTCGGAATGTCGAAAGAGGAGGTAAAATCGGCAATAAGAGCAGGCGCAATCAGTTCTATAGGCCCTTCGTTCGCCATTGTCATTATCGCCATTTCCCTGCTGTCCTTAATAGGGAATCCGGTAACATTAATCCGGATCGGCATTATCGGCTCTGCTCCGATTGAAATGGTAGGTGCGAGCCTGGGTGCCCAAGCAGCCGGGGCCGAACTCGGATCACCTGACTTCACTGCACAAGCCTTTACGAATGCCGTTTGGGTCATGTGTCTAGGGGGAATGGGGTGGCTTTTATTCACCGCGCTTTTTACAAAATCACTCGGAAAAATTCAAGCGAAAGCGACAAGCACCCCTAAAAATGTAAGCCTTTTCAAAGTGGTCTCGACCGCCGCGATGATTGGAGCCTTCGCTTATCTAGGCAGCGGTCAAATGGTAAAAGGGATTAATGAATCAGTCGTATTAGTAGTTGCTTTTCTAGTCATGCCAATCCTTCTGACAGTCGCAAAAAAGTACAATATTAAATGGTTAATCGAATGGTCGCTTGGAATCGTCATTATTGTCGGTTTAACGGTTGGATACCTTTTAAGCTAA
- a CDS encoding M20 family metallopeptidase produces the protein MLESRKEEMIQIRRYLHENPELSFQEEKTARFIENFYEGKGVDVQTNVGNGYGIIVTIKGGKPGKTIGLRADFDALPIEEETEVPFKSKNPGVMHACGHDGHTAYMLILADCLIQLKESISGTIKIIHQHAEETPPGGAKSIVESGVLDDLDAVFGTHLMPNLPTGVIGYRSGFSMAGRTYFKLAIKGKGGHGSSPHQANDPIVAGAYFVTAIQTIISRRLNPFEMGVVTIGSFDGKGAFNVIKDSVELEGDVRYMTEDSQKIIAEEIHRITNGIELEFDVHCELTYVPDYPPLYNDPTVTAKVVSILEQANDPVIHEITEIPINSGSEDFSYYTQKIPGTFYIIGCQPKGVVKPYLNHHPKFDIDEEALLVSAKSVAHVVCDYYDNE, from the coding sequence ATGTTGGAGAGCCGTAAAGAGGAAATGATCCAAATTCGTAGGTATTTGCATGAAAATCCAGAATTGTCATTTCAAGAAGAAAAGACCGCACGCTTCATCGAAAATTTTTATGAAGGAAAAGGCGTTGACGTACAAACGAACGTCGGGAACGGTTATGGAATTATCGTAACCATTAAAGGAGGAAAGCCCGGTAAAACGATAGGGCTGCGTGCGGATTTTGATGCACTTCCGATCGAGGAGGAGACGGAAGTTCCTTTTAAATCGAAAAATCCAGGTGTTATGCACGCATGCGGCCATGATGGGCATACGGCTTATATGCTTATTCTGGCTGACTGCCTCATCCAATTGAAAGAGTCGATTAGCGGAACGATCAAAATCATTCACCAACATGCAGAAGAAACACCTCCAGGTGGCGCGAAAAGCATTGTGGAATCTGGAGTCCTCGATGATTTGGACGCTGTCTTCGGCACGCATCTAATGCCGAATTTACCGACAGGGGTAATTGGCTACCGAAGCGGTTTCTCCATGGCGGGCAGGACCTACTTCAAGCTGGCCATCAAAGGCAAGGGAGGCCATGGATCATCCCCGCATCAAGCGAATGACCCGATTGTAGCAGGCGCTTATTTCGTCACCGCAATCCAAACTATTATTAGTCGTCGATTAAACCCATTTGAAATGGGAGTCGTTACAATCGGTTCATTCGACGGAAAAGGAGCATTTAACGTTATCAAGGATAGTGTTGAACTGGAAGGGGATGTCCGATATATGACGGAAGACAGCCAGAAGATCATTGCCGAGGAAATCCACCGAATTACAAATGGAATTGAATTGGAATTCGACGTCCACTGCGAGCTCACGTATGTTCCGGATTATCCACCCTTATACAATGATCCGACGGTGACAGCGAAAGTCGTCTCCATTCTAGAACAGGCAAATGATCCGGTCATTCACGAGATTACGGAGATTCCGATCAATTCCGGCTCTGAAGACTTTTCCTATTACACTCAAAAAATACCGGGAACTTTCTATATTATCGGCTGCCAACCGAAAGGGGTTGTCAAACCGTATCTGAACCACCATCCTAAATTTGATATTGATGAAGAGGCACTACTTGTATCAGCAAAATCCGTAGCTCATGTTGTTTGTGATTACTACGACAATGAGTAA
- the rluF gene encoding 23S rRNA pseudouridine(2604) synthase RluF — MRINKFLSEAGIVSRRGADKWIEDGRVTINGQPAELGSRVEPSDEVYVDGKPVQTEEQLVYIALNKPVGITSTTERHIQGNVVDFINHPLRIFHIGRLDKDSEGLLLLTNDGDIVNEILREEHGHEKEYIVTVDHAITSDFIGKMESGVKILGTTTKPCKVKKLGPRTFNITLTQGLNRQIRRMCAALGYHVQKLKRTRILNIHLGDLPVGQWRDLTDAELETMFKMLNYAPKR, encoded by the coding sequence ATGCGAATCAATAAATTCCTGAGCGAAGCGGGCATCGTTTCCCGCCGGGGTGCAGACAAGTGGATCGAGGACGGCCGTGTAACTATTAACGGACAGCCGGCCGAACTCGGCAGCCGTGTGGAACCCAGTGATGAAGTTTACGTAGATGGGAAACCCGTCCAGACGGAAGAACAACTCGTATATATCGCGTTGAATAAACCCGTCGGCATCACAAGCACGACCGAGCGGCATATTCAAGGCAATGTCGTCGACTTCATCAACCATCCACTGCGGATTTTCCACATTGGCCGACTCGACAAAGATTCCGAGGGCCTTCTGCTGCTAACGAACGACGGCGATATCGTCAATGAAATTCTGCGCGAGGAACATGGGCATGAGAAGGAATATATCGTCACCGTGGATCACGCCATCACTTCGGATTTCATTGGGAAAATGGAGTCAGGCGTCAAAATCCTCGGCACGACGACCAAACCTTGCAAAGTGAAAAAACTCGGCCCCCGCACGTTTAATATTACGCTGACGCAAGGACTCAACCGCCAAATCCGCCGCATGTGCGCCGCGCTCGGCTACCATGTGCAAAAACTGAAGCGAACCCGCATTCTTAATATCCATCTCGGCGACTTACCTGTTGGCCAATGGCGTGACTTGACGGACGCGGAATTGGAAACGATGTTCAAGATGTTGAATTATGCACCGAAACGATAG
- the mgtE gene encoding magnesium transporter — translation MEPKMDEVEVARALIQVLKDGKKETFHDLLKELDPYEIAKQYKDLPKKRRPLFLEFLTIEELTSLLKYLNQDEQLGVLEMIGPERSTDILELMQSNELAFLFSGLSKSKVDRLIAHMKREQMEEILHILDYPPKTAGRVMNSRYLAVFPTMTVEEAEQELKKFQELAKYLNYLYIVDEERKLVGVVSYRDLILADPQAKISDIMTTKLVKADVLMKQEHVARLIGKYDFDSLPVVDSNNVLLGAITVENVLDIVVREANEDIEMLLASGKSIDFRTRPLVAAKRRLPWLILLLFIGLVSGSIISKFEETLETVVALAFFMPMIAGMTGNTGTQSLAVVVRGLVSEDVDMKKSLKLLFRELLVGIIIGITCGVLISIIAYIWQDSFTLGLVVGSSLLATLIIGTIAGTVIPLILNKFKVDPAVASGPLITTINDILSLLIYFGIATMFLSKLS, via the coding sequence ATGGAGCCGAAAATGGATGAAGTGGAAGTAGCTCGCGCCCTTATACAAGTGTTAAAGGACGGGAAAAAAGAGACCTTCCATGATCTTCTGAAAGAGTTGGATCCCTATGAAATTGCCAAACAGTATAAAGACTTGCCTAAAAAGCGGCGGCCATTGTTTTTGGAATTCCTGACAATTGAAGAGTTGACTTCCTTACTAAAATACTTGAATCAAGACGAACAATTGGGCGTGCTGGAAATGATCGGCCCCGAGCGCTCTACCGATATTTTGGAACTGATGCAGAGCAATGAGCTCGCTTTCCTTTTTTCTGGTCTTTCCAAGTCCAAAGTGGATCGGTTGATTGCCCATATGAAACGCGAGCAAATGGAAGAGATTCTGCACATTCTGGATTATCCGCCGAAGACGGCCGGGCGGGTTATGAACAGCCGCTATCTTGCGGTGTTCCCGACAATGACAGTAGAAGAGGCGGAACAGGAATTGAAAAAATTCCAGGAACTCGCCAAATACTTGAATTACCTGTATATTGTCGACGAAGAACGGAAGCTCGTCGGCGTCGTCTCCTATCGGGATCTGATCTTGGCCGATCCCCAAGCGAAAATTAGCGATATAATGACGACGAAGCTCGTGAAAGCCGATGTGCTCATGAAGCAGGAGCATGTCGCGCGGTTAATCGGAAAGTATGATTTCGATTCACTGCCGGTTGTCGATTCAAACAATGTGTTGCTTGGCGCCATTACCGTCGAAAATGTCCTGGATATCGTCGTACGGGAAGCGAACGAAGATATTGAGATGCTTTTGGCCTCAGGTAAATCGATCGATTTCCGAACGAGACCGTTGGTGGCGGCCAAACGAAGGCTGCCTTGGCTCATTCTTCTTCTTTTTATCGGCTTGGTGTCAGGCAGCATCATCTCAAAATTTGAAGAGACGTTGGAAACAGTCGTCGCACTCGCTTTCTTCATGCCGATGATTGCCGGCATGACCGGGAACACCGGAACCCAATCGCTCGCCGTCGTCGTCCGCGGCCTTGTGTCGGAGGATGTCGACATGAAGAAATCATTGAAGCTCCTATTCCGGGAATTGCTTGTCGGCATTATCATCGGAATCACTTGTGGCGTCCTAATTTCAATCATTGCGTATATCTGGCAGGACAGCTTCACGCTCGGCCTCGTCGTAGGTTCCTCGCTGTTGGCAACATTGATTATCGGGACGATTGCCGGTACCGTCATCCCGTTGATTTTGAATAAATTCAAAGTCGACCCGGCAGTAGCTTCTGGCCCTTTGATTACGACCATCAACGATATTTTATCCCTTCTTATCTATTTCGGAATCGCCACGATGTTCCTATCCAAATTAAGCTAG
- a CDS encoding NAD(P)-dependent oxidoreductase, producing MKIAIFGATGRVGGEWLRLALADGHEVTALSRSPEKLAFHEQLRVIEGDVRHFEAVSRTIAGADAVFSALGTDRTTTLTEATPHFIRAMEQSGVRRIVTIGTAGILQSRTTPGLLRYEAGDSNRRLTFAAEEHHKAFELLRQSGLDWTIICPTYLPDGPASGAYRVQQDFLPEEGREISVGDTAQFAYAALVAGDHIGYRVGIAY from the coding sequence ATGAAAATCGCAATATTTGGGGCAACCGGCCGGGTCGGAGGCGAATGGTTGCGACTTGCCCTCGCCGACGGACATGAAGTGACAGCCCTTTCCCGGTCACCAGAAAAATTGGCATTTCATGAACAGCTCCGAGTTATCGAAGGGGATGTCCGTCATTTTGAAGCTGTGAGCCGAACCATCGCAGGGGCGGATGCCGTCTTCAGTGCACTAGGCACCGATCGGACGACGACCTTGACGGAAGCGACGCCTCACTTCATCCGGGCGATGGAGCAGTCGGGAGTCCGGCGGATTGTCACTATTGGAACAGCGGGCATCCTCCAAAGCAGAACAACCCCCGGATTGCTCCGTTACGAAGCGGGTGATTCTAATCGCCGGTTGACGTTCGCTGCCGAGGAACACCATAAAGCATTTGAGCTGCTGCGACAATCGGGATTGGATTGGACAATCATCTGTCCAACCTATTTACCCGACGGCCCGGCCTCCGGAGCCTACCGTGTTCAACAGGATTTCCTACCAGAAGAGGGCAGGGAAATCTCAGTCGGCGACACTGCCCAATTTGCGTACGCTGCATTAGTGGCGGGCGACCACATCGGCTATCGCGTCGGTATCGCCTACTGA